Proteins encoded by one window of Filimonas effusa:
- a CDS encoding T9SS type B sorting domain-containing protein, whose amino-acid sequence MMKQKINQFFCVSFILLLVTTVLPFRQLKAQTDFTVGSGTTGNTATSFPSPLPGNKEGSRSQYLFLASELQAAGLTRGYITGLKVNVLALNNCGILQQYSIKMGATAKATLGTAWEPTPAQFYTNAALSPVAGINTFTFSDKFFWNGTSNILIEICVNGGSRFLQLETFNPTVAWTTGLPFNASHTYGANDITSFCTTTTTTELGTATTRPNLTFTWQVAPPDCSGAPSAGTANSTKTIACPEEPFFLSRTGTEAMGLAYQWQSSADGNTWQNIAGAAKDTLTTSLISNTYYRLMVTCVASNQSAPSSSVLVSKTPGVSGTFTIDNSLTTPGAGQFKTFTDAYNYIKCGIGGPVVFNVVNTGTPYNEQLVMNKVYGTSTTNTITFNGNGATINYLSSNTNERAVIKMNGTSHVIFNNLRITALGTTSSQYGYGVHLMNNADSNTVKNCIIDVNSATTSSFYNGIVISGGSGPTAYGSYCDGNVLESNSINGGVYGISIVGGTPGYEDYPVSNNKIINNTIKNFYTYGIYLTNTALTTIDGNDLSRPDRTATPSAVYGIYLSQANMASAITRNRIHAFFDGHLENAAIVFYGIGHSNADSEAGFEHLVANNIIYDIKGLGTIYALYNMGSNMVNYYHNTISLDDRASTALTPAYGFYTSSNVGSVNVIDNIFFITRGGAGLKYAVYFADNDYSLFTLNYNNFFFDANPTVLYGYSKGVEYATLADWRTGTGFDAASLMVDPAFKDAASGNFTPTSAAFDGKGKALAEVTVDYYKTARNTTTPDIGAVEFSLPSCNTSFLPGQSFANVGTTACVSKEVLLNLKNNDVGLGMTYQWQSATDLSGTWTNISDPLVAPPLRFTTTNNTLYYRAAVSCNGGTPAYSDPVKITIGGLFPGGTYTIDKTQPTDPAGTRNFSSFADVEKAISCGITSAVVFNVKAGTYSEQVRFAAIPNSSETNSITFRSETGNAADAIVTFNAQSVPLNYTLRLDSASHFRFLNMTIASENATYGRTFDILNLASDIRIEGCIIKAALPSATAYATYGADQTTVAGIHAATGFKGNALVIKNNKFQRGAKGIYIVGTASRPSEKDSIVNNSFDSCYHHTIYVQHTKGIKIQNNTVPVKTAYKAASFNQGVYAIYTNNCDGDFELSGNNISLQDNTGYIYGIYMTGNDGTATARGKIRNNTVMARNGLTSLVTGLYNESATYLDIINNEISVHSTIAGTSNSVYATGIYTGNAAFTNYYNNSILNTSPAAGIYNTAFWVNHQYANSGSFTNVFNNIFANTGGGPAVFYNYTAEHINSDYNLLYTSGALLVKQGPTNGAFEKNFANLPAWQAQYGTEMNSIVYQPAYTSNTDLRPAAANDGSWALQGRGMQLEGNASDKLGNTRSVTLTGGVPDLGAYEFFPSVAPPALTAIPAAPAAGTRQVFMMGTDTVTAITWGASVPAAITLKRYSGVLPAGLAASEKSLYYYVDAATTGAGSYNYSVEQFFIDPWLYTLPIKSQIKLGRTNAAAVWTAGVNSIIDSLGNKISEADLAFAGKFTGMTDGKEPVRPVVTTPSDSSTRGTRFWAPYGLTRDQYQGNGQNFRFILAADETTQVTVSVNGTNYKKSYTVPAGKILTTDAIPKSGAYDARLRGEGLFSRGVLIESDKPIAATAFMELEANYSLLMPAGTYGKAYTTLGARQFSGYGNMTMGKAWVNVVADRDSTIVEITPSNNTEGGRQAGVPFRVTLQRGQVYQLIGAYIRSYTQAETGGTYNELTYASYELTGTKIVSVPNESGNCQPIAVFSGSSGTGIRCEPILHGADQSLYQQAYPSQAWGTRYLTTPLASKNSQNEFLFNIFRVMVKDPATVVKRNGVVMTGIKGNYYEFSTREPQYIEADKPVMVGQFTTYFTACGNDEYSNPGSNEGMHYLTPLGYGVKDILSYVRKSSSTYETIINYVTAVVPEAAFASLKIEGVHSFDTSYTHPQLAGYKVAMKRYNNVDSVIRITCDQPFTALVHAPHNVQGFVYNAGFQVPPVDFTNESYRNTYSQLPEANTYTCVNAPFKPKVYLPVMASSLTWKLSAATGITPSGDVVVNTPVPVDTIVSDNRIFYGYLLANEIRFTQAGNFIIPVQAVYSEDAATCSKLVEGSITINVIAAPVVDYTTNYTGCINFTGNFEGNGTAGNGAVLNRWSWNFGDNTTASDKTTSKKWNTAGNYTVTLTAIANDGCIGNVGKQFTVKELPVLEVVNNNIGTCPGSAVTFQIKNPASDVVYTWYDRVTGGTLLATGTSYTVTNPTAATQYYASANRGGCDIAARVPAGLYIIPNVAAPAVTVDTAGVRMVRFKWNAVANATGYQVSADNGATWTTPSSGANGTTHTISGLQPSQTVTLLVRGLGGCELLTSPVATATTYTDNIFIPNSFTPNGDAVNDVFRIYGNEIRSLRLMIFNQWGQKVFETSNKEEGWDGRKNGALQPSGVYIYVCQMTMLSGEEMTKKGSINLVR is encoded by the coding sequence ATGATGAAGCAAAAAATCAACCAATTTTTTTGTGTATCCTTTATTTTATTACTGGTAACCACGGTCCTCCCATTCCGGCAACTCAAAGCACAAACCGACTTTACAGTTGGCTCCGGAACTACCGGCAATACCGCTACCAGCTTCCCTTCCCCTTTACCAGGCAACAAAGAAGGAAGCCGCTCGCAGTATCTTTTCCTTGCATCCGAATTGCAGGCCGCAGGTCTTACACGCGGCTACATCACCGGATTGAAGGTGAATGTGCTGGCGCTTAACAACTGCGGCATATTACAACAGTATTCGATTAAAATGGGCGCCACGGCAAAAGCTACTCTTGGTACAGCCTGGGAGCCTACTCCGGCCCAGTTCTATACCAACGCTGCACTATCACCCGTTGCCGGAATCAATACTTTTACTTTTAGCGATAAATTTTTCTGGAATGGTACCAGCAATATCCTTATCGAAATTTGCGTGAACGGCGGCAGCCGGTTTCTGCAGCTTGAAACTTTTAACCCAACAGTGGCCTGGACTACCGGGCTTCCCTTTAACGCTTCCCACACCTACGGCGCCAACGATATCACCAGCTTCTGTACCACTACAACTACCACAGAGCTGGGTACCGCAACTACACGCCCCAACCTTACTTTTACCTGGCAGGTAGCGCCTCCTGATTGTAGCGGAGCCCCGTCGGCAGGTACGGCCAATTCCACTAAAACCATCGCCTGCCCCGAAGAACCGTTCTTCCTGTCACGCACAGGTACAGAAGCTATGGGACTGGCTTATCAATGGCAGTCGTCCGCCGACGGTAATACCTGGCAGAACATCGCCGGCGCTGCCAAAGACACGCTCACTACTTCGCTTATAAGCAATACGTACTATCGCCTGATGGTAACCTGTGTTGCCAGCAACCAGTCTGCACCCTCATCCAGCGTACTGGTGTCTAAAACGCCCGGCGTATCAGGAACCTTTACCATCGATAATAGTCTCACTACACCCGGAGCCGGGCAGTTTAAAACGTTTACAGACGCTTATAACTATATCAAATGCGGCATCGGCGGCCCCGTTGTGTTTAACGTGGTGAATACAGGCACGCCATACAACGAACAACTGGTGATGAATAAGGTTTATGGTACATCCACCACCAATACCATCACCTTTAACGGTAACGGCGCAACCATCAACTATCTCAGCTCCAATACCAATGAAAGAGCGGTGATCAAAATGAACGGTACCTCGCACGTCATCTTCAATAATCTTCGCATAACCGCACTCGGCACCACTTCTTCCCAATATGGCTACGGCGTCCATCTAATGAACAATGCCGACTCCAATACCGTGAAGAATTGTATCATCGACGTCAACAGCGCCACTACCAGTTCCTTCTATAACGGTATCGTCATCAGCGGCGGCTCAGGCCCAACTGCCTATGGCTCCTATTGCGATGGCAACGTGCTGGAATCGAACAGCATCAATGGCGGCGTATATGGCATCTCTATCGTCGGTGGCACGCCCGGTTACGAAGACTATCCCGTATCAAACAATAAGATCATCAATAATACCATTAAGAACTTCTACACCTATGGTATCTACCTGACCAATACCGCGCTTACCACTATCGACGGTAACGACCTCAGCCGCCCCGATCGTACCGCTACGCCTTCAGCAGTATACGGTATCTACCTCTCCCAGGCCAATATGGCTTCGGCAATTACCAGGAACCGTATCCATGCTTTCTTCGATGGTCACCTCGAAAATGCAGCTATCGTATTTTATGGCATCGGCCACTCCAATGCCGATTCCGAAGCAGGTTTCGAACACCTGGTCGCCAATAACATCATCTACGATATCAAAGGCCTCGGAACCATCTATGCGCTTTATAACATGGGGTCCAATATGGTGAACTACTACCATAATACCATTTCGCTCGACGATCGCGCTTCAACAGCCCTCACACCCGCATATGGCTTCTATACTTCTTCCAACGTAGGTTCGGTGAATGTCATCGATAACATCTTCTTTATTACACGCGGTGGGGCAGGACTCAAGTATGCCGTTTATTTCGCCGATAACGACTATTCATTATTCACCCTGAACTATAACAACTTCTTCTTCGATGCCAACCCTACCGTATTATACGGTTATAGCAAAGGTGTAGAGTACGCTACACTGGCCGATTGGCGTACAGGTACAGGCTTCGATGCTGCTTCTCTTATGGTTGATCCCGCTTTCAAGGATGCTGCCTCCGGTAACTTTACACCAACATCGGCAGCATTCGACGGTAAAGGCAAAGCGCTCGCAGAAGTGACGGTCGACTACTATAAAACAGCCCGTAATACTACTACACCCGATATCGGCGCCGTAGAGTTTTCTTTACCCAGCTGTAACACTTCTTTCCTGCCGGGGCAAAGCTTTGCCAACGTAGGTACTACCGCATGCGTAAGCAAAGAGGTGCTGCTGAATCTTAAAAATAACGACGTTGGCCTGGGTATGACCTACCAATGGCAATCGGCAACTGATCTTTCCGGAACCTGGACGAATATCTCCGATCCGCTGGTAGCGCCGCCGCTTCGTTTTACAACAACAAATAATACTTTGTACTATAGGGCGGCAGTATCATGTAACGGCGGTACACCGGCCTATTCCGATCCCGTAAAAATTACGATAGGAGGGCTCTTCCCCGGCGGTACTTATACCATCGATAAAACGCAGCCCACCGATCCCGCCGGCACCCGCAACTTCAGCTCTTTCGCCGATGTGGAGAAAGCTATCTCCTGTGGTATTACAAGCGCGGTGGTGTTTAACGTTAAAGCCGGTACCTATAGCGAACAGGTGCGTTTTGCAGCTATCCCCAATAGCTCCGAAACAAACTCCATCACCTTCCGCAGCGAAACAGGTAATGCAGCCGATGCCATCGTAACTTTCAATGCGCAGTCTGTTCCCCTGAACTATACATTGCGCCTCGATAGCGCAAGCCACTTCCGTTTCCTGAATATGACCATCGCCTCCGAAAATGCGACCTACGGAAGAACCTTCGATATCCTGAACCTGGCTTCAGATATCAGGATCGAAGGTTGTATCATTAAAGCAGCATTGCCTTCAGCTACAGCGTATGCTACTTACGGCGCCGATCAAACAACTGTTGCAGGTATCCATGCCGCTACAGGTTTTAAAGGCAATGCGCTTGTTATCAAAAACAATAAATTCCAGCGTGGCGCCAAAGGCATCTACATAGTAGGAACCGCCAGCCGCCCATCCGAAAAAGATTCTATCGTTAACAACAGCTTCGATAGTTGTTATCACCACACTATCTACGTTCAGCATACCAAAGGCATTAAAATTCAGAACAATACCGTACCCGTGAAAACTGCTTACAAGGCGGCGAGCTTTAACCAGGGCGTATATGCTATCTACACGAACAACTGCGACGGCGATTTTGAGCTCTCCGGCAATAACATCAGCCTGCAGGATAATACCGGCTATATCTACGGTATCTATATGACGGGTAACGATGGTACTGCCACTGCAAGAGGTAAGATCCGGAATAACACCGTGATGGCGCGCAACGGGTTAACTTCACTGGTGACGGGTCTCTATAACGAATCTGCAACCTATCTCGATATCATCAACAACGAGATCAGCGTTCACTCAACGATAGCAGGAACAAGTAACAGCGTTTATGCAACAGGTATCTATACCGGCAACGCAGCCTTTACCAATTACTATAACAACTCTATCTTAAATACTTCTCCTGCTGCAGGTATTTATAACACGGCATTCTGGGTAAATCACCAGTATGCCAACTCCGGTTCCTTCACCAATGTGTTCAATAACATCTTTGCCAACACCGGCGGTGGGCCGGCTGTGTTCTATAACTATACGGCAGAACATATCAACTCCGATTACAACCTGCTTTATACGTCCGGTGCGTTGCTCGTGAAACAAGGTCCTACCAATGGTGCGTTCGAAAAGAACTTCGCCAACCTGCCCGCATGGCAGGCGCAATATGGTACCGAAATGAATTCTATCGTGTACCAGCCGGCTTACACCAGCAATACCGATCTGCGTCCCGCAGCAGCGAACGATGGCTCATGGGCTTTACAGGGCCGTGGTATGCAGCTGGAAGGTAACGCCTCCGATAAACTTGGTAACACACGTTCCGTAACATTAACAGGTGGTGTGCCAGATCTTGGTGCTTACGAATTCTTCCCTTCAGTAGCGCCGCCTGCGCTTACAGCCATACCGGCAGCGCCGGCAGCAGGTACACGCCAGGTGTTTATGATGGGTACCGATACCGTTACCGCTATTACATGGGGCGCCAGCGTGCCTGCTGCTATTACCCTGAAACGATATTCAGGCGTGCTGCCCGCAGGATTGGCCGCCTCAGAAAAATCACTCTACTATTACGTAGACGCAGCAACAACAGGCGCCGGTTCTTATAACTATTCCGTTGAACAGTTCTTTATCGATCCCTGGCTTTATACTTTACCCATCAAGTCTCAGATTAAACTGGGACGCACCAATGCTGCCGCTGTATGGACAGCCGGCGTTAACAGCATCATCGATTCACTGGGTAATAAGATCTCGGAAGCAGACCTCGCTTTTGCAGGTAAGTTTACCGGTATGACCGATGGAAAAGAACCCGTTCGCCCTGTAGTAACAACTCCGTCCGACAGCAGCACCAGGGGTACCAGGTTCTGGGCGCCATATGGCCTCACCAGAGACCAGTACCAGGGTAACGGGCAGAACTTCAGGTTTATACTGGCAGCAGATGAAACAACACAGGTAACTGTTTCCGTAAACGGAACCAATTATAAAAAATCATATACAGTTCCCGCAGGTAAGATCCTGACCACCGACGCCATTCCTAAATCAGGCGCTTACGATGCACGTCTGCGCGGCGAAGGATTGTTCAGCAGGGGGGTGCTCATAGAAAGCGATAAGCCCATTGCAGCTACGGCGTTCATGGAATTGGAAGCAAATTATTCCCTGCTCATGCCGGCAGGTACTTATGGAAAAGCTTATACCACACTCGGTGCACGCCAGTTCAGCGGTTATGGCAATATGACGATGGGCAAAGCCTGGGTGAATGTAGTGGCCGACCGCGACAGCACTATCGTGGAAATAACCCCTTCGAATAATACCGAAGGCGGACGCCAGGCAGGGGTACCGTTCCGTGTAACATTACAACGTGGCCAGGTTTACCAGCTAATTGGCGCTTATATCCGCAGCTATACACAAGCCGAAACAGGAGGCACTTATAACGAACTCACCTATGCATCCTACGAACTCACAGGAACGAAAATAGTTTCTGTGCCAAACGAAAGCGGTAACTGCCAGCCAATAGCAGTGTTCTCAGGCAGCTCCGGTACAGGCATCCGTTGCGAACCAATTTTACATGGTGCCGATCAGTCGCTCTATCAGCAGGCTTATCCTTCACAGGCATGGGGCACCCGCTACCTTACCACGCCGTTGGCATCGAAGAACAGCCAGAACGAGTTTCTCTTCAATATCTTCCGTGTAATGGTAAAAGATCCGGCTACCGTCGTAAAACGTAATGGCGTTGTCATGACAGGCATCAAAGGCAATTATTACGAATTCTCCACCCGCGAGCCCCAGTACATCGAAGCCGATAAACCAGTAATGGTAGGGCAGTTTACGACCTATTTTACTGCCTGTGGCAACGATGAATATAGCAACCCGGGTTCTAATGAAGGCATGCACTACCTTACCCCGTTAGGATATGGTGTGAAAGACATTCTCTCCTACGTGCGAAAATCATCCAGTACCTACGAAACCATTATAAACTATGTTACTGCCGTAGTACCCGAAGCTGCATTTGCTTCGCTTAAAATAGAAGGAGTACATAGTTTTGATACCAGCTATACGCACCCGCAGCTTGCCGGTTATAAAGTGGCTATGAAGCGGTACAACAATGTAGATTCTGTTATTCGTATTACCTGCGATCAACCCTTTACGGCATTGGTTCATGCGCCACACAACGTTCAGGGCTTTGTTTACAATGCTGGCTTCCAGGTGCCGCCGGTAGACTTCACCAATGAATCTTATCGCAACACTTACAGCCAGTTGCCCGAAGCCAATACCTATACCTGTGTCAATGCACCGTTTAAACCCAAAGTCTACCTGCCTGTAATGGCAAGTTCACTTACCTGGAAACTCAGTGCAGCAACAGGTATAACACCGTCGGGTGATGTTGTCGTCAATACCCCGGTACCGGTAGATACAATTGTATCAGACAATCGTATCTTCTATGGCTACCTGCTGGCAAACGAGATCCGCTTTACACAAGCAGGAAACTTTATCATCCCTGTACAGGCTGTATATAGCGAAGATGCTGCTACCTGCAGCAAATTGGTGGAAGGCAGCATTACAATCAATGTAATAGCAGCGCCTGTTGTTGATTATACTACCAACTACACGGGTTGTATCAACTTCACAGGCAACTTTGAAGGAAACGGTACAGCAGGTAACGGAGCCGTATTGAACAGGTGGAGCTGGAACTTCGGCGACAATACCACCGCTTCCGATAAAACCACTTCTAAGAAATGGAATACAGCAGGCAACTATACGGTAACGCTTACAGCTATAGCCAACGACGGTTGTATAGGCAATGTAGGTAAACAGTTTACTGTAAAAGAACTGCCCGTGCTCGAAGTGGTGAACAACAACATCGGCACATGCCCCGGCAGCGCCGTTACATTCCAGATCAAAAACCCTGCTTCCGATGTGGTTTATACCTGGTACGACAGGGTAACAGGCGGCACGCTGCTGGCTACCGGTACTTCGTACACAGTCACCAACCCAACAGCCGCAACGCAATACTATGCAAGTGCCAACCGTGGTGGGTGCGATATCGCAGCAAGGGTGCCCGCAGGTTTATATATCATACCTAACGTAGCAGCGCCCGCAGTAACTGTTGATACCGCAGGTGTACGCATGGTAAGGTTTAAATGGAATGCAGTGGCCAACGCAACAGGTTACCAGGTATCTGCCGATAACGGCGCCACCTGGACTACCCCAAGCTCCGGAGCCAATGGCACAACTCATACCATCAGCGGGTTGCAACCTTCGCAAACAGTGACATTGCTGGTAAGAGGCCTTGGAGGATGTGAGTTGCTTACTTCTCCGGTTGCCACAGCCACAACCTATACCGATAACATCTTCATCCCAAACAGCTTCACGCCAAACGGCGATGCAGTGAACGATGTCTTCCGCATCTATGGTAACGAGATAAGGTCATTACGACTGATGATCTTTAACCAGTGGGGACAAAAGGTGTTTGAAACAAGCAACAAAGAAGAAGGATGGGATGGAAGAAAGAATGGCGCTCTCCAGCCGTCGGGTGTCTACATCTATGTATGCCAGATGACCATGCTCAGCGGCGAAGAGATGACGAAGAAAGGAAGTATAAACCTGGTGCGATAA
- a CDS encoding deoxynucleoside kinase — protein MAKTKKPKHVAVAGNIGAGKTTLTELLSKHYRWIPQFEDVDHNPYLMDFYEDMPRWSFNLQIYFLNSRLNQLLEIHRGTETVIQDRTIYEDANIFAPNLHEMGLMSKRDFDNYYEFFQTLKSMVQPPDLMIYLKASVPTLVGQIQKRGREYEENIRLDYLKKLNELYNRWIDNYKEGPVLVIDVDKNKFVEREEDFGEIISKVDGMLFGLF, from the coding sequence ATGGCAAAGACCAAAAAACCAAAACATGTGGCCGTAGCCGGCAATATTGGCGCCGGTAAAACCACATTGACCGAACTCCTGAGTAAACACTACCGCTGGATCCCCCAGTTCGAAGACGTAGACCATAACCCTTACCTCATGGACTTCTACGAGGATATGCCACGCTGGAGCTTTAACCTCCAGATCTATTTCCTCAACAGCCGCCTCAACCAGTTGCTCGAAATTCACAGAGGAACCGAAACCGTTATCCAGGATAGAACCATCTACGAAGATGCCAACATCTTTGCGCCCAACCTCCACGAAATGGGATTGATGAGCAAAAGAGACTTCGATAATTACTACGAATTCTTCCAGACCCTCAAGTCTATGGTGCAACCACCAGACCTCATGATCTACCTCAAAGCATCGGTACCTACGCTGGTAGGACAAATACAAAAACGCGGCAGGGAATATGAAGAAAATATCCGCCTCGATTATCTTAAAAAACTGAATGAACTCTACAACCGCTGGATCGATAACTATAAAGAAGGTCCTGTACTTGTCATTGATGTAGACAAAAATAAATTTGTAGAACGCGAAGAAGACTTTGGTGAGATCATCAGCAAAGTAGATGGCATGTTGTTTGGCCTCTTCTGA
- a CDS encoding response regulator, translated as MINVAITDDQAIIRYGVGRILEEDPGLSLTGIYNGGESLLAGLRNEQPDVLLLDIQMPGQNGVELAGIITQRYPAIRIIALTNIDSPEQARDMIQQGCLGYLLKDTEPRVLIEAIKTVYRGEQFIYEDLKKQLLNLMLQTPSNIITRREREILRFVAEGYTNQAIANELFLSLRTVENHRTRLLQKLGVKNTALLVKVALEKKLI; from the coding sequence ATGATCAACGTAGCAATCACTGATGACCAGGCCATCATTCGTTATGGAGTGGGACGGATACTTGAAGAAGATCCGGGGCTTAGCCTTACCGGTATTTACAATGGAGGGGAGAGCCTGCTTGCCGGCTTACGCAATGAGCAGCCTGATGTATTATTGCTGGATATACAAATGCCCGGGCAAAACGGCGTAGAGCTGGCGGGCATCATCACTCAACGTTATCCTGCGATACGGATCATAGCCCTTACCAATATTGATTCTCCCGAACAGGCAAGGGATATGATACAACAGGGTTGTCTTGGATATTTACTAAAGGATACCGAGCCCCGTGTATTGATTGAAGCCATCAAGACGGTATATCGCGGAGAGCAATTCATTTATGAAGATCTGAAGAAACAGTTGCTGAACCTGATGCTTCAAACGCCAAGTAATATTATCACGCGCCGTGAAAGAGAGATCCTTCGTTTTGTAGCGGAGGGGTATACCAACCAGGCAATCGCCAATGAGTTGTTTCTTAGTTTGCGCACTGTAGAAAACCATCGCACACGGTTATTACAGAAACTAGGTGTGAAGAATACGGCATTGCTGGTAAAGGTTGCGCTGGAGAAGAAGCTGATATAA
- a CDS encoding tetratricopeptide repeat-containing sensor histidine kinase translates to MPVCRFVYLLLFWLSVQLCAAPVYAQERAASTDTAGILRMLATADSVSHANPPEGYALYAEALKKSWEAHFYKGVVMALTKTGTWFFGNDIGIAIRYGTEALRVYDEKRLNDIKVKAPLYLLLAEAYDEKGRQDSSAYFYYLLNDDLDRLPQVSPAFATNLYIKLTVFWLHMNYDTASIRYTAGQYVNQALKAAANQPETSAARLNTFFLQGLYFHAIRQYDSSRYYFLLYLKKAPGMNMARRISTLLNIADTYLLEHQPEKALVYTNQVIALRQNSDYEVSLSYYLNEADFMKAVAMFQQGKYAQTIPMLQQYLSYSTGKGKLLRFDMMEAHRMLAESYEHLGMYDKALEENKIHIRQQDSLNQKDKLDMINRLEMRYRIAQKDKELALQQLTITEAGNNVRRKNFWIGIISILAGGLAIIFVLWQRSSRHKQKLQAEKINSIQKEMEITRLNATISGEEKERKRLAQELHDGVGGMLAAARITLELATHKLPPVLVPDFSEGIKILEEAAIELRKTAHNMLPDVLETKGLVQAVKSFCYKVGHNHATELFFQCYGTERRFNIIFELAIYRVVQELVHNILKHAHASKAIIQMEFTETGISITIEDDGVGMPENVKQASEGIGLANIYERVRTAGGSIDIESSPDNGTSIYLEFEIQAENQN, encoded by the coding sequence ATGCCGGTCTGCCGATTTGTGTACCTGCTATTGTTCTGGCTTTCAGTGCAGTTATGTGCTGCGCCTGTTTATGCCCAGGAAAGGGCAGCCAGTACCGATACAGCCGGGATACTGCGGATGCTGGCGACAGCGGATTCGGTTTCACATGCGAATCCACCGGAGGGTTATGCATTATACGCCGAAGCGTTAAAGAAGAGCTGGGAAGCTCATTTTTACAAGGGTGTTGTTATGGCGCTAACCAAAACAGGCACCTGGTTCTTCGGCAACGACATAGGTATCGCTATTCGTTATGGCACAGAGGCATTGCGTGTGTATGACGAAAAACGGCTCAACGATATCAAGGTAAAGGCTCCTCTTTATCTTTTACTGGCTGAGGCTTACGATGAAAAAGGCAGGCAGGATTCCTCAGCCTATTTCTATTACCTCCTGAACGATGATCTGGATCGGCTACCCCAGGTGAGTCCTGCGTTTGCCACCAATCTTTACATTAAGCTTACGGTGTTCTGGCTGCATATGAATTATGATACGGCATCGATACGGTATACAGCAGGGCAGTATGTGAACCAGGCATTGAAGGCTGCTGCGAACCAGCCAGAAACCAGTGCGGCGCGGCTAAACACTTTTTTCCTGCAGGGACTTTATTTTCATGCCATCCGGCAATATGATTCTTCACGCTATTATTTTCTTCTTTATTTAAAGAAAGCACCGGGAATGAATATGGCGCGCCGCATATCCACCTTGCTGAATATTGCGGATACCTACCTGCTCGAGCATCAGCCGGAGAAAGCACTGGTTTATACCAACCAGGTAATAGCCCTGAGGCAGAACAGCGACTACGAGGTATCGTTATCCTATTACCTGAATGAAGCTGATTTCATGAAAGCCGTTGCTATGTTTCAGCAGGGCAAGTATGCACAAACGATTCCCATGTTACAGCAATATCTTTCTTATTCCACAGGCAAGGGTAAGCTGCTCCGCTTTGATATGATGGAGGCGCACCGCATGCTGGCAGAATCGTATGAGCACCTGGGCATGTACGACAAAGCGCTGGAGGAGAACAAAATACATATCCGGCAACAGGATAGCCTGAATCAGAAAGACAAGCTGGATATGATCAACCGGCTGGAGATGCGTTACCGGATAGCGCAGAAGGATAAGGAACTTGCCTTACAACAACTTACAATCACGGAAGCGGGTAATAACGTGCGGCGTAAGAATTTCTGGATAGGCATTATATCGATATTGGCGGGCGGGCTTGCCATCATTTTTGTTTTATGGCAAAGAAGCAGCCGGCATAAGCAAAAATTACAGGCCGAAAAAATAAACAGTATACAAAAAGAAATGGAGATCACGCGGTTGAACGCTACGATCTCGGGTGAGGAGAAAGAGCGGAAACGACTGGCGCAGGAGCTGCATGATGGTGTGGGCGGCATGCTTGCTGCGGCGAGGATAACACTGGAGCTGGCAACGCACAAACTGCCGCCAGTGCTGGTTCCCGACTTTAGTGAAGGCATTAAGATATTGGAAGAGGCTGCTATTGAATTGCGCAAAACCGCGCACAATATGTTACCCGATGTATTAGAGACAAAAGGGCTTGTGCAGGCAGTAAAATCGTTCTGTTATAAAGTAGGTCACAATCATGCTACCGAACTTTTTTTTCAGTGTTATGGTACAGAAAGGCGATTCAACATTATTTTTGAGCTGGCTATATACCGGGTTGTACAGGAATTAGTGCATAATATTTTAAAGCATGCACACGCCAGCAAGGCTATTATTCAAATGGAATTTACGGAAACGGGTATTTCTATTACGATAGAAGATGATGGTGTAGGAATGCCCGAAAATGTGAAACAAGCTTCGGAAGGTATTGGCCTCGCTAACATATATGAACGGGTTCGCACTGCCGGTGGTAGTATAGATATTGAAAGCAGTCCCGATAACGGCACCAGTATTTACCTGGAATTCGAGATCCAGGCAGAAAACCAAAACTAA